In Ruegeria sp. YS9, the genomic window TCTGCGCGTGTTGTTGCGGGAACGGTTGGTGGCTGGGGATACGGATGAACAGGCGATCGCATTTATCGTTGACCGGTATGGCGAATACGTACTTCTGAAACCGACTGCCAGCGGCTCGAACCTGTTTTTGTGGCTGGCCGGGCCAATCATGCTGTTGATCGCTGCCGCGGTTGGGCTGAACTTTCTCCGCACCCGGGCCAAGGCCCGTGCTTCGGTGGACTCTGTCGCGTTGAGTGGGGACGAAAAAGAACGTCTGCGTCAAATTCTTGAAGACTGACGCGTGGTTCTGCTTTTCCCGTCCCGTCCGGGCCAGTAAGTGTGCAAAAACACATGGCGCGACGGGAGGGTTTTCATGAATTACGAAACGGTTGCTCTGGAGATTGCAGACGGTCTGGCAGTTTTGACGCTGAACAGGCCGGACAAGATGAACGCCCTGACCACTCAGATGCGTGCAGAGATTACGCACGCCATGAAAGATGCAGCGGTCAAGGCGCGCTGTGTCGTCATCACCGGTGCTGGTCCCGCGTTTTGTTCGGGGCAGGATCTGGGTGATGCGTCTTCAACCGGCAAGATCGATCTGGAACGGTCGCTGCGCGATGAATACGAACCGATGTTGGAAGCGATCCACAATTGCCCGGTACCCACGATTGCCGCGGTGAACGGACCGGCGGCCGGGGCAGGCGCGAACCTTGCCCTTTGTGCCGATGTGGTGATTGCCACGGAAAGCGCCTATTTTCTTCAGGCATTTGCCCGTATCGGTCTGCTTCCCGATGCCGGGGGAACATGGTTCATGCCCCGTCAGATGGGGTTGGCCAAAGCGATGGGCGCGGCCTTGTTTGCCGACAAGATCACTGCAAAGCAGGCGGATGAATGGGGCATGATCTGGGAAGCCGTGCCGGATGACGCTTTCGCCGATCATTGGCGCAAGAGGGCAGAGTATCTGGCAAAAGGACCCACGGCCGCCTATGGCGCGATCAAGCGGGCCATTCGCGGAACGTATGAAAACACCCTGCAACAGCAGCTTGCGACCGAGGCGCACCTGCAAGGCGAATGTGGCCGTTCCAGGGATTTTGCCGAAGGTGTCGTGGCCTTCATGGAAAAACGCCCTCCGAAATTCGAAGGGCGCTGATCAGGCTGGCATCATGCGCGGCGGCGGCGGCGTGTGCGGCGTTCCGGCGCCGCATCGTCATCCGTCCCGTCCGAGGCGGATGTGAACGGACCCAGCGCATCAGTGATCTGATCGAGCGTCGGGCGTTCACCACGCGGCGTGGTGTCCAGCGCCTCACGCATCTTGCGCAGGTGGTCGGGCATGGTTCCGCAGCACCCGCCAATAATCGTCGCGCCGGCATCCCGCGCCATGGCGGCATACTGCCCCATCAGTTCGGGTGTTCCGTCATAATGGATGTGACCATCCACGTATTTCGGAATGCCTGCGTTGCCCTTCGAGATCAGCGGGCGTTCAGTGCCTTGCGCGGCAAAACCCAGCACGGTGCGCAGAATGTCGGACGCGCCGGTGCCGCAATTTGCACCAAAGGCGATGGGAGGATTCGGCAGAGTTTCGACCAGCTGGGCCAGATCGGCCGAGGTGACACCCATCATCGTGCGTCCGGCCGTGTCAAAGCTCATTGTGCCGCACCAGGGCATGTCGGTCAGGGCAAAGGCTTCGGCGGCGGCGCGAAACTCTTCGGGGGCGCTGATGGTTTCCACCCACAGAACATCCACGCCACCGTCTTTCAGCGCTTCCGCCTGTTCGTGGAACATTTCCACGGCTTCCGCGTGCGACAGGCTGCCGACCGGTTCCATGATTTCCCCGGTTGGGCCGACCGATCCTGCAACGACGACTGGTCGTCCGGCCTTGTCGGCGATTTCGCGTCCCAGCTCTGCGCCGATGCGGTTCAGTTCGCCCACGCGGTTGTGGGCGTCATGCAATTTCAACCGTGCCGCCGTGCCGCCGAATGTGTTGGTCAGGAACAGGTCGCTGCCTGCATCAACCGACCCCCGATACAGAGCCCGGATCTTGTCCGGGGCATCCACGTTCCAGAGTTCGGGAGCGTCACCAGATTGCAGGCCCATGTTGAACAGATTCGTCCCCGTGGCACCATCGGCCAGAATGGCGTCATTGGATTCCAGAAGCTTGCTCAGCGCGTTTGTCATAGGGTTGTTCCAGGAAAAGGCGCAAAACGCCGTTAAAAAAGAGACGCCCCGTGTCTCATGACCAAGGCGTCAAATCAAATTCATAAAACTCATGAAGATCATGAGTCAGACGCCGAAGGCTCAGTTGGTCTCGCTCAGGACCTGTGCCTTGGCTTCCGGCAGTAGCTCGGCCATTTTTGCGCGAATTTCATCGTCCGAGGACAGGTTGCCCAGATCGCCCGAAACCTTGCGAACGACATCTTCGTGCCCGGCTTCCTCGAAGTCGGAAATCACGACCGTCTTTGCATATTCTTCGGCGTCGGCACCGGATTTACCCAGTTTTTCAGCAGCCCACAGACCCAAAAGCTTGTTGCAGCGGGCTTGTGCCTTGAACTGCATCTCTTCATCATGGGCAAATTTGGCTTCAAAGGCGTTTTCGCGTTCGTCGAACGTGGTCATAGGGTAAGGACCTCTTGGGTTATGTCTTCTTTCCTGATGATATGACTATACGACGTCTCTTGCGCAAGGGATTTGCGCTGCGTCAAAGCCTCTCGGCTACATGAACTTGCGGGAAATGGGTGCTTGGACTATGAGGACGCCAACGTGAGGGGACTCATTCCCTCTGTGCAGAGTGGAAAGGTCGCTTATGGCGCGTCGCAAGAAAATCTATGAAGGCAAGGCCAAGATTCTGTACGAAGGCCCCGAACCGGGCACGATCGTCCAGTATTTCAAGGATGACGCCACCGCCTTCAACGCGGAAAAGAAGGACGTGATCGACGGCAAGGGTGTGCTCAACAATCGCCTGTCCGAATTCTTCATGACCGGCCTGACCCAGATCGGCATTCCGAACCACTTCATTCGCCGCCTGAACATGCGTGAACAGCTGGTTCGCAACTGCGAAATCGTTCCGCTGGAAGTGATCGTGCGCAACTATGCCGCCGGATCGATGTCCAAGCGCCTGGGCATTGCAGAAGGCACGCAACTGCCGCGTCCGATCGTCGA contains:
- a CDS encoding cytochrome c-type biogenesis protein, whose amino-acid sequence is MKRLVLILMMLATPVIAVQPDEVLDDPVLEQRARDLSAGLRCLVCRNESIDESNADLARDLRVLLRERLVAGDTDEQAIAFIVDRYGEYVLLKPTASGSNLFLWLAGPIMLLIAAAVGLNFLRTRAKARASVDSVALSGDEKERLRQILED
- the bmt gene encoding betaine--homocysteine S-methyltransferase, with amino-acid sequence MTNALSKLLESNDAILADGATGTNLFNMGLQSGDAPELWNVDAPDKIRALYRGSVDAGSDLFLTNTFGGTAARLKLHDAHNRVGELNRIGAELGREIADKAGRPVVVAGSVGPTGEIMEPVGSLSHAEAVEMFHEQAEALKDGGVDVLWVETISAPEEFRAAAEAFALTDMPWCGTMSFDTAGRTMMGVTSADLAQLVETLPNPPIAFGANCGTGASDILRTVLGFAAQGTERPLISKGNAGIPKYVDGHIHYDGTPELMGQYAAMARDAGATIIGGCCGTMPDHLRKMREALDTTPRGERPTLDQITDALGPFTSASDGTDDDAAPERRTRRRRRA
- a CDS encoding DUF1476 domain-containing protein, with the protein product MTTFDERENAFEAKFAHDEEMQFKAQARCNKLLGLWAAEKLGKSGADAEEYAKTVVISDFEEAGHEDVVRKVSGDLGNLSSDDEIRAKMAELLPEAKAQVLSETN
- a CDS encoding enoyl-CoA hydratase-related protein, which translates into the protein MNYETVALEIADGLAVLTLNRPDKMNALTTQMRAEITHAMKDAAVKARCVVITGAGPAFCSGQDLGDASSTGKIDLERSLRDEYEPMLEAIHNCPVPTIAAVNGPAAGAGANLALCADVVIATESAYFLQAFARIGLLPDAGGTWFMPRQMGLAKAMGAALFADKITAKQADEWGMIWEAVPDDAFADHWRKRAEYLAKGPTAAYGAIKRAIRGTYENTLQQQLATEAHLQGECGRSRDFAEGVVAFMEKRPPKFEGR